CGGCGCCCCGAGGTCGGGATGTACGCGGCGAGCGGCAGCCGGGGGAACGAATAACCCGGCAGGAAACCCTCACTGGCCAGATAGCGGTACGGGTTGAAGTCCGAGAGCACCGACTTGCTGTCCACACTCTCGTTCTTGAGCAGGTTGAGCTGCGTCTCGGCCTCCCGCCGCCGGCCGACCGCGTGCTTACGGTCCCGCTCGGAGAGGGTGTGGTCCAGCACCCGTCGGTTCTGCTCGGCCTGGTCGACGAGGGCGGCCTTGAACAGGTCCCGCCAGCGGTCGAAGGCCTCCCCGAACCGCTCGGGCGCGGTCCGGACCTTGTCCTCGATCCACTGCTCGTCCCACCAGGTGGTGGCCCGGAAGTCGGTCAGCAGGCCGCCGAAGACCTGCCGGGCGGCCACCGCGGCCCGTCGTTGGGCAGCGGTGTCACGCAACGCCGCCTCGACGTGATCGAGCAGTTCGAGCCTGGGGTCGGGCTTACGGGCGTCCTCGGCATAGCTGATGTCGATCACGTCGGGGATCGCACGCCCCAGCTTGAGCCCGGTTTCAGCGAGCCAGATGGCCTGCACATGGGAGCGGACCAGGTCCTCGTTCGCGAGGTCGAGCCGGGGTGGGGCGACCGCCCCGGCGACCATTCGCTCCGAGCGGCGGAAATAGTACTGGTCGTGGCTGTTGCCGGTGGCGCAGTAGGTGGTGACGAGTGCGGGTTGTCCCGACCGGCCGGCCCGACCGCTGCGCTGCGCGTAGTTGGCCGGCGTCGGCGGCACGTTGCGCATCATCACCGCGTTCAGCTCGGAGATGTCGACGCCCAGCTCCATCGTCGGCGAGCAGTAGAGCAGCTTAAGCTCCGCTTTGCGGAACGCCTCCTCGCGTTTCTCCCGCTCCTCGGGGGCGACCTGCGCGGTGTGCTCGCGGGCGGCGAGGCCACCGAGAGCGCCGGCCGCGTTCCGGTACAGGTCCCGGAAGAAGACGTTGACCCGTGGGCCGTCGCCGCTGGCGTAGGTGCGGGTAAGCGGGTCATGGGCACCGGTCTCGCCGGTCCCGGCCCGCCAGATCAGACAGGCCGCCGATACGCGGTAGCCGGTGACGGCCGGGCCGGCCGCTCGGGCGAACCGGCCCGCGCGCTGCGGGGTAGCCTGGACCTTCTCCACGAAACCCGCCTTGGCCAGCACCTCTAGCAGCTCCGCGATGATCTGCTGGCTCTCCTCGGTCGGCTGCGCCGAGCCGAAATGCACCCGCCGCAGATATTTTCCGAACTTGCCGCGCCCCGACAGGAACAGACCGGAGCGGTCCAGACCGGGCTTCGAGCCCTGCGGGTACGCGGTGCCGACCCGGGGTTTGTCGCTGGTGGTGAGCCCCCAGGGATCGATCAGGCGTTCCTCGCTGGCCCGCTGGAGTGTGTCAAAATCCTCCCGGAAGTGCTGCACGTCGATCGCCAGCGACCGGCGCATCTCGTCCAGCAGCGTCCGTATGATCTCGGCCCGCTGACCGCCCTCGGCTTCACGTAGCAGCCGATGGCAGCCGGTCCACCGTTCCTGCTGGTCGGCGAGCCAGTCGAGGTCGGCGTAGTCGATCTGGAGCAGGCCAGTCTGCTCCAGGTTGGGCATGGTGACCCGCCAGCCGCGTTCGAGGTCCAGATAGAGCCGGAACGCGATGACGTCCCGCAGCGTCTTCGCCGCGTTGCGGGCCAGCATGGGGGTCGGGTCCGGGGCGCTGACATAGTCGGCGATCTCCAGGTTGAGCGCCTCGGAGACCTCCTTGGCGAGGTCCTCGTGGGCGATGCCGGTCTCGCCGGCCTTGACCGCCGCCTGGTAGAGCGCGCCCCGGAGCTGAACGACCTGTACGAAGTCGTTGAAGTGACCGGCCTGCAGCGAAGCGTCCTGCCGGTTATCGACAAAGGTCAGCAGCTTGCGGGCCTTCTTGTCCAGCGCCTCGGCCGGCGCCTCCTTCAGCGAGCGGACGATGGAGGCGGAGACCAGCGAGGTCGCCGACGAGCGGCCCTCCTGGTCTAGGGTCGCCAACTTGGCGAAGTCCCGGCCCCGAGTCTGCTCGTAACTCACCCCGCAGTGCAGGCAGAACAGAAACGGCGAGGGGATGAAGGCTGCCTTCAGCCCGCCACGTCCCTCGAAGCCGTACGGGTCAACGGTGATCGCCTTCGGCAGCCGGGGCCGGTACGACTCACGGACCAGCTCGTTACCCTGCTCGTCGGCTTCCAGCCAGGAGTCGGGCAGCCGGCGGTTGTCGATCGCCTGTTGCGCGTTATCCGGCCAGGGACGGTCGGAATCGATGTAGAGGTAGCCGTCCCCGGCCCGTCCGCCCGACGCGTTGGTGTCCCGGCGCGGCTCGAAGAACACACTGCCGTGCTTCTCCGTACGCCACACCGTGAGGTATTCCTGGCCGCACTCCCGGCAGAAGGCCAACGGCAGCAGGATCTTTCCGTCAGTGCCGGGTTGGACGAGCTGATAGTCCCGGGTTCGGTACCGGGTCTGCTTGTCTTCGAGGGTGACGTAGACTGTGTCGCCCTTGGAGAGGAACTGGTGCAGCCGGAAGGCGAACAGCGGGCGCTCAGTGACCGGGTTCCGCGCCTCCGAGCCGGCCTTCAGGGTGTCCCGGATCGCCTTGACGCAGTCGGCCTCGGGCACCCCGCTATCCCGCGACAGTGCGGCGGCGGCTTCCTCGATCTTGGCGGGTTTTTGCCGTACGAGTTGCCCGGTCGAGTCCGAGGTCAGGCCGAAGTGGGTTTCGATCCACCGGGCCAGCGGGTCCTTCACCAGGTCGGCGTAGGCACGCGGAGCGTCCGGGGCCAGGAGCCGATCGGCCGGGACTGTCGCCGGCGCCTCGTCGGTGGCGCGGACCAGCGTTTCGCCGATGATGTTCTCCTCGGCCACCTCGGTGCCGAACAGGGTGCTGGCGACCCGGGCGACCACCTTCCGCTGGTCCTTCGCGCTGCCCTCGCTGGAGATGGTGGCGGAGGTGCCGATGCACTGAAGACTTTCGGCCTGGCAGGCCTCGCGCACTCGCCGGATGAGCAGGGCGACGTCCGCGCCCTGACGGCCCCGGTAGGTGTGCAGCTCGTCGAAGACGAGGAACTCCAACCCCTTCGCCATCTCGATCAGCGAGCTTCGGTCACCCGGACGGGTGAGCATCAGCTCCAACATCACGTAGTTGGTGAGCAGGATGTCCGGTGGATTCCTCCGAATCTCCTGACGCTGCTCGTCGCCCTCCTGACCCGTGTACCGGGCGTAGGTGACCGGCTCGTGGCCGGCGCCGTAGCCGTCACGCAGGTACTTGTCGAGCTCCTTGAGCTGGCTGTTGGCCAGCGCGTTCATCGGATAGACGATGATCGCGCGTACGCGCTTGCGGGCCGTGCGTGGCTGCCGCTCTCGGTCCCTTAGCACCTTATCGACGATCGGCACGATGTAGGCGAGCGACTTTCCTGAACCGGTGCCGGTGGTGAGCACGTAGGAAGCGCCCGACGCCGCCACGTCGATCGCCTCACGCTGGTGACGGTGCAGGGTGAGCGGACGCCCGTCGCACTTAGAGCTGCCCTCGGTCTTCTTCGCCTGGAAGATTCGGGCACACTCGGGGTGCAGCACCCCGCTGGCGGCGAGCTCGGAAACACTGCCACCGGAGGCGAAGAACGGGTTCAGCGACACCCACGGATCGGGCCACTGCGATTTCGCGTTCAGCGCGTTCTCGACGAAGGCGGCGATCCGCCCGTCCCGGATCACCGTGCCGCCCTCGGTGAACGCGCGGTAATCCTCGATGAGCTTGCGATGTACGCCGAAGACATCCATGCTGGCGCCGCTTAACCGGCCTTCGGTGGTGTACGCCGGCCCGGTGCCAGGTCCCGAGACCCGGTTCTCGGCCCGCACGGCCGCCAGGTGGCGTACCGGATCGAAACCTTCCCAACCGATGACCGATGCCTCGCCGAGGGCAAGCGGCAGCAGCGCCTCCCGGACCGCGACCGCGTCGGCGGGCCGATCGGCTGGGTCCTTGGCGAGCAGCCGTTCGACGAGCCGAGCCAGATCGCTCGGTACGTCGCGCCGGAGGAGCCGCACCGGAGGCACCGGCTCTTTCTGGTGCTTCTCCCCGAGCTCATAGGCGGACTCGCTGACGAAGGGCGGAGCCCCGGTCAGCAACTCGTACAGCACGCAACCGAGCGCGTACAGGTCGGCGGCCTGGGTTACCGTCGAGGAGGTGAACTGCTCCGGCGCCATGTAGCGGGCCGTCCCGACCGTTACCCCGGTGCTGGTCAGACGGCCAGCCTCGATGTCGTCGACGATCCGCCCCATCCCGAAGTCGAGGACCTTGACCACTCCGCCGCGCAGCAGCATCGCGTTCGCCGGTTTGAGATCGCGGTGGATGACACCGACGCGGTGCGCGTCGGAGAGGCCGTCCGCGATCTGCGCGCCGAGGGCCGCCACCCAGGAGACAGGCAGCTGTGGATATTCGGCGATCAGGTCTCGCAGGGTCTCCCCGTCGAGCAGTTCCATGGCGAGGTAAGGAAGGCCGTTGTCGTCCACACCGCCCGCGATGGTGCGGGGGAGGTTGGGATGGTTGAGCCCGCGCGTGATGCGGACCTCGCGGGCGAAACGTTGGACGGCGTCGTCATCGGCGCGAGAGTCGATGAGCGCACCAGAGCGGCTGCGCAGGACCAGCTTTACCGCGACCACGCGGTCCGGAGAGCCCTCAGCAATCTGCGTATCTTCGGCCCGGTGGACCTCTCCCATGTTGCCCTTGCCGATCGCCCCCAGGAGACGGAACCGACTCGCCACCCAGTCCGGGTTCACAGAAGCTCCTCGCTCGCACTCGCTGGGCCAGACGGCCGACCAGCATTGGCAGATCCTGCCTGGACGTCCAAAGTCGACAGAGGCACGTTTTGCCAGAATACATCGATGGATGGCGCAATGGCGTCCGCGATCCGGCCGGCCTCGGCCGAGTTAGGCCAGAAAATCTGGGCAAGTAGCCGATGGCGCTGACTACGAGCTCGGGTCGCCCGGGAGCCGACCTCGCGGCGATTGACTGAGTGAATTCGGGAAATTCAAGTCACGATTACTCTAAGCGACCGAGATGGCTCGTACTCGAGGTCGATCCTGCGATTCATCATTGGAGGCCGTCGGCGCCCGGGCAATCCCGGTCACCCTGACCGCAAGCCGCAATGTCGTGGCCCCGCCGGTCAACGCCCGCTAGGCATTGATCAACGGCGCCGTGCGCTCCCCGCGCGATCATCAACCACGTCCGCCGAGTGGGGCCAGTCGGCCGGAAGCGGCTACGTCCCGGCCGGTGCCCCGATATGGTGTGGCGGTGGGACGCCAGCCGGCGGAAAAGCCGGTGACCTGGGAAGAACTCTTCTTCGACCTGGCCTTCGTCTTCGCCCTCACCCAGTTCTCCCACCTGCTGCACGAGGAACACACGTGGGCAGGGCTCGGCAAGACCCTCATCCTCTTCATCAGCGTCTACTGGATCTGGGGCGGGGTCGTCCTCTACACCGACCAGCAGGACGTCGGCAGGTCGCCGGGGCGGGCCGTGGTCCTCGCGCTCGGCTTCGGCAGTCTGCTGCTGGCAATGACCATCCCCGAGGCGTACAGCGACCGTGGTCTGCTCTTCGTCTCTGTCACCCTGGCCGGCCGGATCCTGCTGGGTGTCGTGACGTTTCGTAGCTTGCCCGTCTGGTGGGGCTTTCTCCACGGACCGCACGGGGTGGTCCTGGTGACCGGGCCACTGCTGCTTGCCGGCGCCCTGACGGAGGGGGCGCCCCGAATCGTGCTCTGGGCGGTCGCCGCCTGTGTCGACCTGTTGAGTCCCCGGTTGGCCCGCCGGACGGTGGGGAAGATCCGGGTCCAGCCACGGCACTACACGCACCGTTATGGGCTCCTGATCATGCTCGTGTTCGGTGAGTCCGTGATCGAGGTCGGTGCCGTGTCCGTCGGCGAACCGTTGACCGCCGTACGGGTGACTGCCATGGCCGCCGCGTACGGCCTGGTCTGCGCGCTCTGGTGGGTGTACTTCGGGTACGGGGTGTCGGCATTCCGGCGGGCGTTGGAGCGGGCCGAGGACCAGGCGCGCCTGCGGCGGGCGATCCTGGTCTACGGGCACCTGCTGTTCAGTCTGGCGATCATCGGAATCGCCGACGGGTTGGGCGGTGTGGTGAGACAGCCGGAGGAGCCGTTGCCCGGCGGCGAGGTGGGCCTGTTTTTCGGCGGTGCCGCCCTCTTCCTGGCCACGTTCGCCTACGCCGGATGGCGAATCCGTCGGGGGGTCGCGTGGCGGCGGGTCGGTGCGAGCGTCACCTGCCTGGCCCTGCTGCCGGTGGGCGCCCTGCTGCCGGCGTTGGCCGCACTCGGGGTGCTGATCCTGGTGGTGGTCGGGCTCGGCGTGACAGAGGAGATAATCCGGCGCCACGCGGTGGCTGGCTCCGGGGTGAGCCGGCCGGGCCGGCGCCCCGACCCGAGTTCTACGGAGGAAAACGACCACGGCGCCCCGGACCAACTGGACCGGGGCCCGGTGGCGGGCGACTGAACAAATGAGGCACTGAACCAGTCGAGGCCCGGTCGTCGGTGACCCGGACGGGTTCCGTGACGCCGGAGCGCCGCCGTCAGTTCACCGCGAAGAGGACGAAGGTCTGCGCCGTGTCGAGTCCGTGGAACGCGTCCTTCAGGGGCCCCGCTGCCCAGCCGGCCCGGGCGATCTCCTCGGCGATGCCCGAGACAGCCGTGCGCCGTGACCGGAATCCCGATCACGGCGCACGTTGTCGCTGAACTGTTGGTTCTTCCCGCCCGGTCTAGCGGCGGATCGGTACCTCCGACTTGACCACGGTCACGCCGGGCAGTGCCGCGCCCGCGACCTCGGTCGTGACCACACCCTTGCCGACCTCGGCAGGGACAACGTCCACCGTGTACGACACCGAGGCGCCGGGGGTCTGCGCGCTGCTGGTGATCCGCAGATCCTCGGTCGGCAGTACGCCGACCGGCAACTGCTCGCCGCCGGAGCCGTCGGCGTTCTCGGCTCCGACGATGAACGGCTGCTCACCCGGTGCGGCCGGCAGTGCCGACGGGTCGTACGCGAAGACGACGTCCTCTTCCCCGTTCAGCCCGATCCAGACCTGGAAGTGCCGGTTGGAGTTGGTGCCGAAGACGTTGACCTGCCACTCGACCACCAGCCAGTTGCCCACCCCGTCGTTGAGGAGCTCGTGGCGGATCCCCTCGGCGCCGGTGCCGTCCAGGTCGGTCCAGAACGGCGCCAGCACGTTGTTGGGGCGGACCGGGTCCGGCACCGGCGTCAGCTCGCAGCAGTTGTTGTCCTCGGAGGTGGCACCACCGACAACCAGGTAACCGTTGGAGTTGACGCCGATCTTCGTGTACGGCTTGCCGCCGTAGACGAACTCCGGCACCTCGTAGTTGAGGAATTCCTCGTCCCCGACCGACACGGCAGGGGTGCCGAAGGTGGACAGCGGGATGTACCCGGCGGTCGTGCCGGGCGCCAGCGACGGTGCGCCAGGCACCGCGCCGGTGAGCGCGACACCGTTCTTCGTCGCCGTACGCGGTCCGCTCTGCGTCGCACCGTCCACGCCGACGATCTTCAGGTTGTCGTTGACGGTGGTCGTGAAGTCGGCCACCGCGTCGCCGAACGAGTCGTTCGTCGCCGTGATCGTGCAGGTGTCACGCTGGTCGACCGTGAGCTTGTCCGGGCAGTCGCTGGTCACCTTGACGCCGGTCTGCTGCGGCACGAACGCCACCGGCACCCGCAGGGTCGGCAGGTCGGACTGCACCGGGTCAAGGACGATCTGGCCGAAGTACTGACCGGTGGGCGCCGTCGACGTGATGGTGATGGTGAGCGTCTTCGACTTGCCGGCCCCGAGCGTGAAGCTGTTCGGGGTGACCGTGATCTTGCTCTTCGTCGGAGCGTTGACGTGCACCGCGTACGTCTGGCTGCCGCTGGTCACGTTCTTCACGGTGCGGGTCGTGGTGAGTTTGCCCGGCAGGACCGGGGCGTTCACCGACGGCAGGTTGAGGTGCACCGCGTTGACCGGGTCGTTGCCCAGCGCCAACATCCGCGCGGCCGTCTCGTCAATGGTCAGGCCGGGCTTCTGCGCCTTCTTGAGGTCGATCCGACCGCTGCCGACGTCGAACGGGTCGGCCGGGGTCTTCAGGTCCTCCTTGACCACGCCCTGGGTGGCCGTGGTCATCATCGCCGACTTGATCTGCCCCGGGCTCCAGCCCGGGTGCAGCGCCTTGAGCAGCGCCGCCGAACCGGCGACGTGCGGCGCGGACATCGAGGTGCCCGCGATCGCCTGGTAGTACTCGCCGGCCGGGCCCTCGTCGGCGGTGTCCGGGGTCGGCGTCATGCCGGCCAGGATCTGCACGCCGGGCGCGGAGATGTCCGGCTTGATGCCGAAGCCACCCGGGCCACGGGACGAGAACGCCGCCATCGCGTCGGCCGTCCCGTTCGCCTTGACCCCGGCGGTGAAGGTGCCGGTGACCGTGGCGTGCGCGGTCATGAACGCCTTGAACTCCGTACCGTCGGCCAGGTGCACCGCCGGCAACCAGTGGTTGTCGGTCTCGATGTCGGCCAGGGTCGGGTTGTAGAGGACCATGCCGGCCGCCCCGCCCTGCGCGACGTTGTACCCCTTGTTGATCCGGGCGTTCCCGCCCCGCTCGCAAGCGACGATCTTGCCGGTGAAGACGCCCGGGGCCGCCGGGGTGTCGCACAGCGACCCGTAACCGGCGAGCGACTCTGCCAGCACGACCGGGGTCTCTGCGGTGACCCCGGCGGTGATCGAGGCACCCGTCAGGGTGACCGTGTCGTCGCCGCCGTGCAGGACCAGCGTCGAGTTGAACTCGCGGGTCTGGGTCGACGCCGCGACGGTGGTGACCCACGGTCCGACGTGGTCCGTGGTGGCCGCGCCCGGTCCGCTGTTGCCGGCGGACGCCGACACGAACACACCCGCGGCGTACGCGTCGAGGAACGCCAGCTCGGCCGGGTCGGTGAACGGGCTGCCGCCACCCGAGATGGAGTAGTTGATGACATCCACCCCGTCGACGACGGCCTGGTTGATCGCCGCGGCCAGGTCGGAGGCGAACCCGCCGCCCGCACCGAGGGCCTTGTAGACCGAGACCCACGCGCCGGGCGCCACACCCTGGACCGGGCCGCGCTCCACGCCGAGCACCTTGGCCGAGTCGACGACGTCACCGGCGGCCGTGGACGCGGTGTGCGTACCGTGTCCACCGCTGTCGCGCGCGGTCACGTACTTCTCGTCGTCGTTGACGGAGAGGTACGTGTCGAGGAAGGCGGCGCCGCCGATCAGCTTGTTGTTGCAGACGAAGACGTCGGTCTGCGGGGTCAGCGGGTTGTCGCCGAAGTCGCACTCGCGGGCGGTGCCGTCACGCTTCGCCGGCGCCGGGTTCAGGTTGCCGTTGTCGGCGAAGGAGGGGTGCTCCGGCCAGGCGCCAGTGTCGATGACGCCGACGATGATGCCGGCACCGGCGTTCTTCTTGCCGCCGAGGGCCGGGTAGGTGCTGGGGGCTCCGATGAAATCGGCGCTGGAGTCGGTGAGCGGCTGACGCAGCTCGTCCTTCTGCACCGCCACCACACCGTCGACCCGCAACAGGTCACGGACCTTGTTCGCCGGTACGGTGGCGGCGACGCCGCCGTACACGGTGCGCAGCCGGTTGCCGACCCGGGCGCCGGGAACCGCCTTCGCCAGGTCGGTGACGAACTTCTGCTCACGGTCGGCGACATACCGCCCGTACGCCTTCTCGGCGTTGCTCTGGCCGATCTTCTGACCGGTCTGGGCCGGGCTGGTGGCGGCCAGGCCCGCGACGCCACCGCCGTAGGTGGCGACCGAGTCGTAGTCCAGCTTCACCAGAACCGGGATCCGCTCCGACGAGGTGCTGTCGAGCAACGTCGGGTCGGTCTGGGCCATGCGGCTGGTCGGTGCCTTCTCGGCACTCACCCGCTCGGTCACCGGCACGGGGGTGGCGGTGAACCTGTCCGCCGCCGACGCCGAGCCGGTCCAGCCGGCCACCGCCAGCGGGGGAATCAGCGCGGCTGCGAGTGCGCCTCGCAGCCACTTTGGTTGTCGCATCGGTTCCCTTTCGAAAGGAATAGCTATACATAACTTCATCGTTGTTTGGCGTACACCAGGAACATCGACGAGTTACGCCGGGGGGTGCGGGCATCGTTCCACGCGTCCCGTCGATCGCACCAGAGCATTGGGAGCCGCGTACGCAAATTGTTGTTTTCTCCCCGTTGCCAGGGGGACGCCTGCTCATAACGCTACGAACATGATGACGACGCGTTCTGCCTCCCGTCGCAGGATGCGACCTTCGGGGGTGTCCAGAGTGGTGTAACGGTGCGCAACCGGTTGCCGAAAATCGATGCTGTACGATTGATTGGGCTCTCGGGCAAAGGTGGTCGCGATAGTCGGCCTGGTGCAATTCCGATTCAGGATGGCCGCGCGGGTCGACCGCATCCATCGAAGAGTGCGCAATTCACGATCCACGCTCGTGGTGCGGGGCGGCGGGCCCGGCGATAGCGCCGATCCGCGCGAGAAGCAACGGACCGGCCGGCCCCGGTGGCATGTCCGAGGGCGGTGTGGTGGTCGAGAGCGGGATCTCGTCGGGGCGGCGCGTCAGCCGCCAACCGGTTCGTGCCGGGGCGACCGAACCGACAGGCCGCGTTCTGCGTACTCATGATGGGGGTCGTATCCGCCCATCCTGGAGAAACCGCACCACCGACGCACACCGCGCGCGGGCTGACGCGGTGCGACCGCGAGTCGGATCAGCACCGCGCATCACATGGAAGGCCGTGACATGTCGCTTCTCGCCCGCTTTCGTCGGTTGTCGAGGCAGGACCGGACGGAAGCGGTGGATGACCCGGCAGGCGATCCGGCGACCGGCCGCAGTACGAAGCGTCGGGTGGCGACGGCTGTCGGCACCGTACTGAGTTTCCTGTTCGTGCTCTTCGCCCTGATCGCGCCGAACGACGTCAACCGTTTCACGCCGGGCGCGTTCGTACGCATCCCGCTGGAGGCCCTGCTCGGAGCGGCCCTCGTACTCGGGCTGCCGGCCGGGGTGCGGCGGCCGGTCGTGGCGGTGGTCGGGGCGGTTCTCGGGCTGCTGCTCGTACTCAAGATCATCGACATGGGGTTCTTCATGGTCCTCGCCCGACCGTTCGACCCCGTGCTCGACTGGACCTTCATCACCGCCGGTGTGGACTTCCTGACCGAGTCGATCGGACGGGCCGGCGCGATCGGCGCCGTCGTCGGGGCGGTGGTCCTCGTCGTCGCCGTACTCGTCCTGACGATCCTGTCGGTCCTGCGGCTGGCCCGGGTCGTGGTCGCGCACCGGAAGACGACCACCCGTACCGTGGTGGTCCTCACGATGGCCTGGGTGAGCTGCGCCGTGCTCGGCGCGCACATCGTCCCCGGGGTGCCGATCGCTGCCGACAGCGCGGCCATGCTCGCCTACGACCACTCGCAGCAGGTGCGCGCGGGCCTGCGGGACGAGGAGGTGTTCGCCGCCCAGGCGGCCGACGACATCTTCCGCGACACCCCGGGCGACCAGTTGCTGACCGGCCTGCGTGGCAAGGACGTCATCATCTCCTTCGTGGAGAGCTACGGGCGCGTGGCGATCGAGGACCCGGAGCTGGCGCCGCAGGTCGACGCGGTGCTGGACGAGGGCACCCGGCGATTGCGGGCCGCGGGCTTCGCCTCCCGCAGCGCCTTCCTCACCTCGCCGACGGCGGGCGGCGGGAGTTGGCTGGCGCACGCCACGCTGCTCTCCGGTGTCTGGGCCGACAACCAGCAGCGTTACAACAACCTGGTCACCAGTGACCGGCTGACCCTCAACGGCACCTTCCGGCGCGCGGGCTGGCGCACCACCCTGGTCATGCCGGCCCTCACCCAGGCGTGGCCGGAGGCCGACTTCTTCGCTTCCGACCGGGTCTACGGCGTCGACGACCTGGGTTACCAGGGTCCGAAGTTCAGCTTCGCCCCCATGCCAGATCAGTACACGCTCTCCGCCTTCCAACGCCTCGAACGCGCGCAGCCGGATCGTGCCCCGGTGATGGCCGAGATCCCGCTCGTCTCCAGCCATGCCCCCTGGACACCGATCCCGCAGCTCGTCGACTGGAACGACGTCGGCGACGGTTCGATCTTCGGGCCGATGGCGAAGGGCGCGGACGTGGCCGATGCCGGGCGGGGCGACTCGAGCCGGGTCCGCACCCAGTACCGACGTTCGATCGAGTATTCACTGAACACCCTGATCTCCTACGTGGAGACGTACGGTGACGACAACCTCGTGCTCGTCTTCCTCGGAGACCACCAGCCCGCCCCGGTGGTGACCGGTGCGGGCGCCGGTCGGGA
The Micromonospora pisi DNA segment above includes these coding regions:
- a CDS encoding sulfatase — encoded protein: MATAVGTVLSFLFVLFALIAPNDVNRFTPGAFVRIPLEALLGAALVLGLPAGVRRPVVAVVGAVLGLLLVLKIIDMGFFMVLARPFDPVLDWTFITAGVDFLTESIGRAGAIGAVVGAVVLVVAVLVLTILSVLRLARVVVAHRKTTTRTVVVLTMAWVSCAVLGAHIVPGVPIAADSAAMLAYDHSQQVRAGLRDEEVFAAQAADDIFRDTPGDQLLTGLRGKDVIISFVESYGRVAIEDPELAPQVDAVLDEGTRRLRAAGFASRSAFLTSPTAGGGSWLAHATLLSGVWADNQQRYNNLVTSDRLTLNGTFRRAGWRTTLVMPALTQAWPEADFFASDRVYGVDDLGYQGPKFSFAPMPDQYTLSAFQRLERAQPDRAPVMAEIPLVSSHAPWTPIPQLVDWNDVGDGSIFGPMAKGADVADAGRGDSSRVRTQYRRSIEYSLNTLISYVETYGDDNLVLVFLGDHQPAPVVTGAGAGRDVPITIVAHDPAVLERISGWGWQDGLNPDPKAPVWSMDAFRDKFLKAF